A single Roseomonas gilardii DNA region contains:
- a CDS encoding SDR family oxidoreductase translates to MKNVIVLIGTGSIGQAIVRRVGSGKHLLLADLRAESAKAAARILSDAGFEVSTTKVDVSSRASVGTLVGTATALGQVVNLIHAAGVSPSQAPPDAILKVDLYGTALVLELFGDVIACGGAGVVIASQSGHRLPPLSAEQSALLATTPTEKLLTLPMLQPGEVRDSLHAYQLSKRGNSLRVMAEAVRWGKRGARVNTISPGIIMTQLANDELRGPRGLGYRRVMELSAAGRAGTPDEVGAVGALLLGPDGAFITGSGFLMDGGVTAAYWFGDFKPR, encoded by the coding sequence GTGAAGAACGTTATCGTCCTGATCGGCACCGGCTCCATCGGCCAGGCCATCGTGCGTCGTGTAGGTTCCGGCAAGCACCTCCTGCTAGCCGACCTGCGGGCGGAGAGCGCCAAGGCAGCTGCCCGGATCCTGTCCGACGCCGGGTTCGAGGTGTCCACGACGAAGGTGGACGTATCGTCGCGTGCCTCGGTTGGCACCCTGGTCGGGACAGCGACAGCCCTGGGCCAGGTGGTAAACCTCATCCACGCGGCTGGTGTGTCTCCCTCGCAGGCACCACCGGACGCCATCCTCAAGGTCGACCTCTACGGAACGGCACTCGTGCTCGAGCTGTTCGGTGACGTCATCGCCTGCGGCGGCGCGGGCGTGGTCATCGCATCGCAGTCAGGCCACCGCTTGCCGCCGCTCTCCGCCGAGCAGAGCGCCTTGCTGGCCACCACGCCCACGGAGAAGCTGCTGACCCTGCCTATGCTGCAGCCTGGCGAGGTCAGGGACTCGCTGCACGCCTACCAGCTTTCCAAGCGCGGCAACTCACTGCGTGTCATGGCCGAGGCGGTGCGCTGGGGAAAGCGTGGTGCCCGGGTCAACACGATCAGCCCCGGCATCATCATGACCCAACTGGCGAACGACGAGCTGAGGGGGCCGCGCGGGCTGGGCTACCGTCGGGTGATGGAGCTGTCCGCCGCGGGACGGGCCGGTACCCCGGACGAGGTGGGCGCCGTCGGCGCACTCCTCCTGGGCCCCGATGGAGCCTTCATCACGGGAAGCGGTTTCCTCATGGATGGTGGGGTCACTGCGGCGTACTGGTTCGGCGACTTCAAGCCCCGGTAG
- a CDS encoding cytochrome P450/oxidoreductase — translation MAPNGCPVSANAAAFDAFDGPYQLDPAEALRWSRAKEPVFFSPRLGYWVVTRYEDVKAIFRNGEAFSPSIALEKVTPTSEEANAVLRRYDYGMNRTLVNEDEPAHLERRRALLHSFLPEELVHHEPMVRRLTREYVDRFVERGEVDLVDEMLWEIPLTVALHFLGVPEEDMDTLREYSIAHTVNTWGRPSPEEQVAVAEAVGKFWQYAGRVLEKMRADPSGHGWMEYAIRRQKEMPEVITDSYLHSMMMAGIVAAHETTANATANALLLLLRNREAWDAICADPTLIPNAAEECLRLSGSIVAWRRLALEEVRVGGVTIPAGGKVMIVMASANHDGRHFENPDELDIYRDNTTEHLSFGYGSHQCMGKNLARMEMRIFLEELTRRLPHMELVPEQELAYLPNTSFRGPHHLRVRWNPALNPERRDPATLDRRASFAIGAPARQAVARQLRVAALRPEAEGVLGLVLEDPHGRDLPRWTPGAHVDLVVGEYERKYSLCGDPQDRRRLQVAVRLEALSRGGSAHIHNAVRAGDILRVRGPKNHFRLDEGAERYVLIAGGIGITPIIAMADRLKRLGKGYAIHYAGRDRATMAFLDRLERDHGARLCLYPGSEGRRFDLRAVTASAPGDAQVYACGPDRLLAALEAAMAGDPARLHVEHFAATGTHLDPTVESAFEVDLRDSGLSLRVPADRTLLQTLQAAGIDLPSDCGEGLCGSCEVQVLAGEVDHRDKVLSAAERAGGSRMMACCSRACGCKLTLAL, via the coding sequence GTGGCCCCGAACGGCTGCCCCGTCTCGGCGAATGCCGCCGCCTTCGACGCCTTCGACGGCCCCTACCAACTCGATCCCGCGGAGGCGCTGCGCTGGTCCCGGGCGAAGGAGCCGGTCTTCTTCAGCCCGCGCCTCGGCTACTGGGTCGTCACCCGCTACGAGGACGTGAAGGCCATCTTCCGCAACGGCGAGGCCTTCTCCCCCTCCATCGCGCTGGAGAAGGTGACGCCGACGTCGGAGGAGGCGAACGCCGTCCTCCGCCGCTATGATTACGGGATGAACCGCACCCTCGTGAACGAGGACGAGCCGGCGCACCTGGAGCGCCGCCGCGCGCTGCTGCACTCCTTCCTGCCGGAGGAGCTGGTGCATCACGAGCCCATGGTGCGCCGCCTGACCCGGGAATACGTGGACCGTTTCGTGGAGCGCGGCGAGGTGGACCTCGTCGACGAGATGCTCTGGGAGATCCCGCTGACCGTCGCGCTCCACTTCCTCGGCGTGCCCGAGGAGGACATGGACACGCTGCGGGAGTACTCGATCGCCCACACCGTCAACACCTGGGGCCGCCCGAGCCCCGAGGAGCAGGTCGCGGTCGCCGAGGCCGTGGGCAAGTTCTGGCAGTATGCCGGGCGGGTGCTGGAGAAGATGCGGGCGGACCCTTCCGGCCACGGCTGGATGGAGTACGCCATCCGCCGGCAGAAGGAGATGCCGGAGGTCATCACGGACTCCTACCTCCACTCCATGATGATGGCCGGCATCGTCGCCGCGCACGAGACCACGGCGAACGCGACGGCGAACGCGCTGCTGCTGCTGCTGCGGAACCGCGAGGCCTGGGACGCGATCTGCGCCGATCCTACCCTCATTCCCAACGCGGCCGAGGAATGCCTGCGACTCTCCGGCTCCATCGTCGCCTGGCGGCGCCTCGCGCTGGAGGAGGTACGGGTCGGCGGCGTCACCATCCCCGCGGGCGGCAAGGTGATGATCGTCATGGCCTCCGCCAACCACGACGGCCGGCACTTCGAGAACCCGGACGAGCTCGACATCTACCGCGACAACACGACGGAGCACCTCAGCTTCGGCTACGGCAGCCACCAGTGCATGGGCAAGAACCTCGCCCGCATGGAGATGCGGATCTTCCTGGAGGAGCTGACGCGCCGCCTGCCGCACATGGAGCTGGTGCCGGAGCAGGAGCTGGCCTACCTGCCCAACACGTCCTTCCGCGGGCCGCACCACCTGCGGGTCCGCTGGAACCCCGCCCTCAACCCCGAGCGCCGCGATCCCGCGACGCTGGACCGCCGGGCGAGCTTCGCCATCGGCGCCCCGGCCCGGCAGGCCGTCGCGCGGCAGTTGCGGGTGGCCGCGCTGCGGCCGGAGGCGGAGGGCGTGCTCGGCCTCGTGCTGGAGGACCCGCACGGGCGCGACCTGCCGCGCTGGACGCCGGGCGCGCATGTCGACCTCGTCGTCGGGGAGTACGAGCGCAAGTACTCGCTCTGCGGCGACCCACAGGATCGGCGCCGCCTGCAGGTCGCCGTGCGCCTCGAGGCGCTGAGCCGGGGCGGCTCGGCGCATATCCACAACGCCGTGCGGGCGGGCGACATCCTCCGCGTCCGCGGCCCGAAGAACCACTTCCGGCTCGACGAGGGCGCGGAGCGCTACGTGCTGATCGCGGGCGGCATCGGGATCACGCCGATCATCGCCATGGCGGACCGGCTGAAGCGGCTCGGCAAGGGCTACGCCATCCATTACGCCGGCCGCGACCGCGCCACGATGGCCTTCCTCGACAGGCTGGAGCGCGACCACGGCGCGCGGCTGTGCCTCTATCCCGGCTCCGAGGGCCGGCGCTTCGATCTCCGCGCGGTGACCGCCTCGGCGCCGGGCGACGCGCAGGTCTATGCCTGCGGCCCCGACCGGCTGCTCGCAGCGCTGGAGGCTGCCATGGCGGGTGACCCCGCCCGGCTGCATGTGGAGCATTTCGCGGCGACCGGCACGCATCTCGATCCCACGGTCGAATCGGCCTTCGAGGTGGATCTGCGGGATTCCGGCCTCTCGCTGCGGGTGCCGGCCGACCGGACGCTCCTTCAGACCCTGCAGGCCGCGGGCATCGACCTGCCCAGCGATTGCGGCGAGGGCCTCTGCGGCTCCTGCGAGGTGCAGGTGCTGGCGGGCGAGGTGGACCATCGCGACAAGGTCCTCAGCGCCGCCGAGCGCGCGGGCGGGAGCCGCATGATGGCCTGCTGCTCCCGCGCCTGCGGGTGCAAGCTCACCCTAGCGCTCTGA
- a CDS encoding GntR family transcriptional regulator, whose translation MSDPAVPLPSEDDADAQGTLAEQLFRRLTEAILRGDLPPGSKISEPLLAQRYGVSRGPLREALHRLQERRLITRSANQGARVVEATPAMLDSIFAVREVLEGLAAREAATRMSEREFGMLRETVSRHEAQLAGKLPPEHTALGSADHDFHFIIARASGNPLLIEMLCEQFYPLLRLYRSRRDSLALRTRALVEHRRILAAIEEKDAELAEILMRRHIAGARRRRSEALDGVQTDKGGMEMKATSAA comes from the coding sequence TTGTCCGATCCTGCCGTCCCTTTGCCCAGTGAGGATGACGCCGACGCGCAGGGCACGCTGGCGGAACAATTGTTTCGCCGGCTGACCGAGGCGATCCTGCGCGGCGATTTGCCGCCGGGCTCCAAGATCAGCGAGCCTTTGCTGGCACAACGCTATGGTGTCAGCCGCGGCCCGTTGCGTGAGGCGTTGCACCGCTTGCAGGAGAGGCGGCTGATCACGCGCTCAGCGAACCAGGGCGCGCGGGTGGTGGAAGCGACGCCCGCGATGCTGGACAGCATCTTTGCCGTCCGCGAAGTGCTGGAGGGCCTTGCCGCGCGGGAGGCTGCCACACGCATGAGCGAACGGGAGTTCGGCATGTTGCGGGAAACCGTGTCGCGCCATGAAGCTCAGCTGGCCGGGAAGCTGCCGCCCGAGCATACGGCGCTGGGCAGCGCCGACCACGACTTCCACTTCATCATCGCACGGGCCAGCGGCAATCCACTGTTGATCGAGATGCTGTGCGAGCAGTTCTACCCGCTCTTGCGGCTCTACCGCAGCCGCAGGGATAGCCTGGCGCTTCGGACGAGAGCGCTTGTCGAACACCGCCGGATCCTGGCAGCGATTGAGGAGAAGGACGCGGAACTGGCCGAGATCCTGATGCGCCGTCACATCGCTGGGGCAAGGCGCCGGCGCAGCGAGGCACTCGATGGCGTTCAAACAGATAAAGGTGGCATGGAGATGAAAGCAACATCAGCAGCGTAA
- a CDS encoding PIN domain-containing protein, which yields MRVALDTNVLAYAEGVNGPERRQAALQVVRELVGDEVILPIQVVAELFTVLTRKARWPAAQARAAARQWIDSYTVFDTTAAVLADAMELAVAHHLASWDAVILAAAAQAECRLLLSEDMQDGFVWRGVTVRNPFPKKSG from the coding sequence GTGCGGGTCGCCCTCGACACCAACGTTCTGGCCTACGCGGAGGGCGTCAACGGCCCGGAGCGCAGGCAGGCCGCCCTGCAGGTGGTGCGGGAACTGGTCGGCGACGAGGTGATCCTGCCGATCCAGGTGGTTGCGGAGCTGTTCACGGTGCTGACCCGCAAGGCACGCTGGCCGGCGGCTCAGGCCAGGGCTGCCGCACGGCAATGGATCGACTCCTATACGGTCTTCGACACGACCGCCGCCGTGCTGGCCGACGCGATGGAGCTGGCGGTGGCGCACCACCTTGCCAGCTGGGATGCCGTGATCCTCGCCGCCGCGGCACAGGCTGAATGCCGCCTGCTGCTGTCGGAGGATATGCAGGACGGCTTCGTCTGGCGCGGCGTGACGGTGAGGAACCCGTTCCCGAAGAAGTCCGGCTGA
- a CDS encoding Bug family tripartite tricarboxylate transporter substrate binding protein, whose protein sequence is MIARRTALGAGLAAAAFPLREALAAYPERPIRWIVGYAAGGGTDILARLIAANMSARLGQPIVIENRPGAATAVGAEAVARAAPDGYTLFTAGNETLIFNPNLYRRLAYDPAKDFAPIGLMARFHLVLTVRKDSEARDASDLLERARTRPGTIAYGSPGVGSPHHLAMERVARETGVTMNHVPYRGMAPVLNDLMASTLEAAVVDAAAGGETLRSGRVRPLAVCAPQRLASLPDVPTVTEALGLPRFEAYAWQGVVAPARTSDAMVSRLSQKVATALQDPAVRNRMLEIGLEPLTGGPAEYARLIADERAVWDPVVKSLNLNLD, encoded by the coding sequence ATGATCGCAAGACGCACCGCTCTCGGCGCGGGGCTGGCGGCTGCCGCCTTCCCGCTGCGCGAGGCTCTGGCCGCCTATCCCGAGCGGCCCATTCGCTGGATCGTCGGCTACGCGGCCGGTGGCGGCACGGACATCCTCGCGCGTCTGATCGCGGCCAACATGTCCGCGCGGCTGGGCCAGCCGATCGTCATCGAGAACCGCCCCGGCGCCGCGACGGCCGTGGGGGCGGAGGCCGTGGCCAGGGCGGCGCCGGACGGCTACACGCTGTTCACGGCCGGGAACGAGACGCTGATCTTCAACCCGAACCTTTACCGCCGCCTGGCCTACGACCCCGCGAAGGACTTCGCGCCGATCGGCCTCATGGCACGCTTCCACCTCGTGCTGACGGTGCGCAAGGATTCGGAGGCTCGCGACGCAAGCGACCTGCTGGAGCGGGCCAGGACCCGGCCCGGCACCATCGCCTACGGCTCTCCCGGCGTCGGCTCGCCGCACCACCTGGCGATGGAGCGGGTGGCGCGCGAGACGGGCGTGACCATGAACCACGTGCCCTATCGCGGCATGGCGCCGGTGCTGAACGACCTGATGGCCAGCACGCTGGAAGCCGCCGTGGTGGACGCCGCCGCAGGCGGCGAGACGCTCCGCTCCGGCCGGGTGCGTCCCCTGGCCGTCTGCGCGCCCCAGCGCCTCGCCAGCCTACCCGACGTGCCGACGGTGACGGAGGCGCTCGGCCTGCCTCGCTTCGAGGCCTATGCTTGGCAGGGCGTCGTCGCGCCGGCCCGCACGTCGGATGCCATGGTCAGCAGGCTCTCCCAGAAGGTGGCGACCGCTCTGCAGGATCCCGCCGTGCGCAACCGCATGCTGGAGATCGGGCTGGAGCCGCTGACGGGCGGCCCGGCGGAGTACGCGCGCCTCATCGCCGACGAGCGCGCGGTGTGGGACCCCGTGGTCAAAAGCCTGAACTTGAACCTGGACTGA
- a CDS encoding LysR family transcriptional regulator, which yields MRREDLSDLGAFLAVAEARSFTRAAAGLGTSQSALSHTIRRLEARLGVRLLTRTTRSVVPTEAGEALLGTLVPAFDSIQGQLATLGAMRERPAGSVRITASEHAVTTVLWPVLHRLLPTYPDINVELSIDSSLVDIVSGRFDAGVRLGEAVAKDMVATRIGPDLRMAVVGSPAYFASHPAPATPQDLARHRCINLRLPTAGGFYAWELEKNGHEIRVRVDGQLAFNNTTMVVRAAEAGFGLAFVMEDRVVRQLAEGRLVRVLEDWCPPFTGYHLYYPSRRQPTPAFAILVEALRYRG from the coding sequence ATGCGACGCGAAGACCTGTCCGACCTGGGGGCGTTCCTGGCCGTGGCCGAGGCCCGGAGCTTCACCCGGGCTGCGGCCGGGCTCGGCACGTCGCAGTCGGCGCTCAGCCACACGATCCGGCGGCTGGAAGCCCGGCTCGGAGTGCGCCTGCTCACGCGTACCACGCGCAGCGTGGTCCCCACGGAGGCAGGCGAAGCGCTTCTCGGCACGCTGGTGCCGGCGTTCGACAGCATTCAGGGGCAACTCGCCACGCTGGGCGCGATGCGCGAGCGGCCGGCCGGCTCGGTCCGCATCACCGCGTCCGAACATGCCGTGACCACCGTGCTCTGGCCGGTGCTCCACCGGCTCCTGCCCACCTACCCGGACATCAACGTCGAGCTGAGCATCGACTCCAGCCTGGTGGATATCGTGTCCGGCCGCTTCGACGCCGGGGTGAGGCTCGGGGAAGCGGTCGCGAAGGACATGGTCGCGACCCGGATCGGACCCGATCTGCGCATGGCGGTGGTCGGCTCCCCCGCCTATTTCGCCAGCCATCCCGCTCCGGCCACCCCGCAGGATCTCGCCAGGCACCGCTGCATCAACCTACGCCTGCCCACGGCCGGCGGCTTCTACGCCTGGGAGCTGGAGAAGAACGGCCACGAGATCCGGGTCCGGGTCGACGGTCAACTGGCGTTCAACAACACGACGATGGTGGTGCGGGCGGCCGAGGCCGGGTTCGGACTTGCGTTCGTGATGGAGGATCGCGTGGTCCGGCAGCTTGCCGAGGGCCGGCTCGTCCGCGTGCTGGAGGATTGGTGTCCGCCCTTCACGGGCTACCACCTCTACTATCCGAGCCGCCGGCAACCCACGCCTGCCTTCGCCATTCTCGTCGAAGCGCTTCGCTATCGGGGATGA
- a CDS encoding type II toxin-antitoxin system Phd/YefM family antitoxin produces MDQMISAAEANRSFSQLLREVRSGQSFVVTNHGRPVARIVPFDAADASREQTRSALLERLAAQSVTDVGPWHRDDLYER; encoded by the coding sequence ATGGACCAGATGATCTCCGCCGCCGAGGCGAACCGCAGCTTCTCCCAGCTGCTCCGGGAGGTTCGCTCAGGTCAGTCGTTCGTCGTAACGAACCATGGCAGGCCCGTGGCGCGGATTGTGCCCTTCGACGCGGCTGACGCCTCCCGAGAGCAGACCCGCTCGGCTCTGCTGGAGCGGCTGGCCGCGCAGTCCGTGACCGATGTCGGCCCCTGGCACCGGGACGACCTCTACGAGCGCTGA
- a CDS encoding isocitrate lyase/PEP mutase family protein: protein MTQRRLYRQLLLERAAHIVPGVYDALSARLAHRAGFRVIGAGGYAAIGSTLGQPDMGQSNMRDMAEHYGRICAAVDAPVTVDADTGFGGVHNVTQAVRSFEAAGAAGIMIGDQTFPNRCGYLPGKSVVPIDEMLAKIRAAVAARRDPDMVIIARTDARSVLGLEEALMRCRLFLDAGADLAKPQTVDRTDEIARAIAEVPCPFMATLSQAAGRARVDIADLRALGVAAVSMPSIGLFAAAQAVGTVLEDLASTQSLAAVEDRLMPLDAYYDLVGLDDVQAAEERFQAEASRLLRPHAIA from the coding sequence ATGACCCAACGTCGCCTTTACCGCCAACTGCTTCTCGAACGTGCCGCCCATATCGTGCCGGGCGTCTACGATGCGCTTTCCGCCCGCCTCGCCCACCGGGCCGGCTTCAGGGTGATCGGTGCTGGCGGCTACGCCGCCATCGGATCGACCCTGGGGCAGCCGGATATGGGCCAGTCGAACATGCGTGACATGGCGGAGCATTATGGCCGCATCTGCGCAGCGGTCGATGCTCCCGTAACCGTCGACGCGGATACCGGCTTTGGCGGCGTGCACAACGTGACCCAGGCCGTGCGCAGCTTCGAGGCCGCGGGGGCCGCCGGCATCATGATCGGCGACCAGACTTTCCCCAACCGCTGCGGCTACCTGCCCGGCAAGTCCGTGGTGCCCATAGACGAGATGCTGGCCAAGATCCGTGCCGCCGTGGCAGCCCGCCGTGATCCGGACATGGTGATCATCGCCCGTACCGACGCCCGGAGCGTGCTGGGGCTGGAGGAGGCCCTGATGCGCTGCCGCCTCTTCCTGGACGCGGGCGCAGACCTTGCCAAGCCGCAGACAGTGGACCGGACGGATGAGATCGCCCGCGCCATTGCCGAAGTGCCATGCCCGTTCATGGCGACGCTGTCACAGGCCGCGGGCCGTGCGCGAGTGGATATCGCCGACCTGCGCGCGCTGGGCGTCGCCGCCGTCAGCATGCCGTCGATCGGCCTCTTCGCCGCCGCACAGGCCGTCGGCACCGTGCTGGAAGACCTGGCATCGACCCAGTCCTTGGCGGCCGTCGAGGATCGGCTGATGCCGCTCGATGCCTATTATGACCTCGTGGGCCTGGATGACGTGCAGGCGGCGGAGGAGCGCTTTCAGGCGGAAGCGTCGCGTTTGCTGCGGCCGCACGCCATCGCCTGA
- a CDS encoding Bug family tripartite tricarboxylate transporter substrate binding protein has product MTRRTMLGATLGATFGSILVREALAQAIRVLDVTVPGGPGSGLDQVARAIEDAVRHDHLAPAVRVNNVPGGGGMVAISQFVTSKRGNAQAVVVQGAGTVFFPLTNKTPVSLADVRPLARLAGEYEVIVVRADSPIRSFQDLIQRFKSDPGSIAWGGGSPGSTENIFFARIAKIAGVDLKRLNFIPHPNTGEVVISALSGQVSLVGGGMQDFITQVEAGKMRLLAVAAPERLPGLEAPTLREMGYDIIFANWRGVSVHPSLTEEQAKGLSEFFAKLVQSPRWQQIMKDRGWLDLYMPEAEYQAFIKEEARQAREILSELGMAV; this is encoded by the coding sequence ATGACCCGTCGCACCATGCTAGGCGCAACCCTCGGTGCCACGTTCGGCTCGATTCTGGTGCGGGAGGCGCTGGCGCAGGCGATACGCGTCCTCGACGTCACGGTGCCAGGTGGCCCTGGCAGTGGGTTGGACCAGGTGGCCCGTGCCATCGAGGATGCGGTACGACACGACCATCTGGCACCGGCCGTGCGCGTCAACAACGTCCCTGGCGGAGGTGGCATGGTTGCCATCTCACAATTCGTAACCAGCAAGCGCGGCAATGCACAAGCTGTGGTTGTGCAGGGAGCGGGCACCGTGTTCTTCCCCCTGACCAACAAGACACCGGTATCGCTGGCGGATGTCCGGCCTTTGGCGCGGTTGGCTGGTGAATACGAGGTGATCGTGGTGCGGGCGGACTCGCCGATCCGCTCGTTCCAGGATCTGATCCAGCGCTTCAAGTCCGATCCCGGTTCCATCGCATGGGGCGGCGGTTCCCCAGGCTCGACGGAGAACATCTTCTTCGCGCGCATCGCCAAGATCGCCGGAGTGGACCTGAAGCGCCTGAACTTCATTCCACACCCCAATACCGGAGAGGTCGTGATCTCCGCCCTCAGTGGTCAGGTCAGCCTGGTTGGTGGCGGCATGCAGGACTTCATCACCCAGGTAGAGGCCGGCAAGATGCGGTTGCTGGCCGTGGCGGCCCCGGAGCGGCTGCCGGGGCTGGAGGCACCAACGCTGCGCGAGATGGGCTACGACATCATCTTCGCGAACTGGCGCGGGGTATCCGTCCATCCCTCCCTCACCGAGGAGCAGGCGAAGGGCCTGTCCGAATTCTTTGCCAAGCTGGTGCAATCACCACGATGGCAGCAGATCATGAAGGACCGCGGCTGGCTGGACCTCTATATGCCCGAGGCTGAGTATCAGGCCTTCATCAAGGAGGAGGCACGGCAGGCACGTGAGATCCTGAGCGAGCTGGGCATGGCCGTTTGA
- a CDS encoding SDR family oxidoreductase translates to MTQGIEGKVVVITGASSGLGEATARHLAVQGAKLVLGARRDDRLQALAAELGLGAGAAVATDVTDAGQVKALVDVAVTTHGRIDVMLNNAGLMPHSPLERRKVDDWDRTIDVNLKGVLYGIAAALPHMIRQKSGHIINVSSVAAYKVRPGSAVYAATKAAVRMLSEGLRQEVKPYNIRTTIISPGAIQSELPQSVNEPDVARGIADFYDQVAIPADSFARVVAFAIGQPDEVDINEILFRPTAQDL, encoded by the coding sequence ATGACACAGGGTATCGAGGGCAAGGTCGTCGTCATCACCGGCGCGTCCAGCGGACTTGGCGAAGCGACTGCCCGCCACTTGGCGGTGCAGGGCGCCAAGCTGGTGCTGGGTGCCCGCCGGGACGACCGGCTCCAGGCGCTCGCGGCCGAACTCGGCCTCGGCGCCGGGGCGGCGGTGGCGACGGACGTGACCGACGCCGGGCAGGTGAAGGCGCTGGTCGATGTCGCAGTCACGACGCACGGCCGGATTGACGTGATGCTGAACAATGCCGGCCTGATGCCGCACTCACCGCTTGAGCGACGCAAGGTCGATGACTGGGACCGGACGATCGACGTCAACCTGAAAGGGGTACTCTACGGCATCGCGGCGGCGCTGCCGCACATGATACGGCAGAAAAGCGGGCACATCATCAATGTGTCATCCGTCGCCGCCTACAAGGTCCGGCCGGGCAGCGCCGTGTACGCAGCCACCAAGGCCGCGGTGCGGATGCTTTCCGAGGGGCTGCGCCAGGAGGTCAAGCCCTACAACATCCGCACAACGATCATCTCCCCTGGCGCCATACAGTCGGAGCTGCCGCAGAGCGTCAACGAGCCGGACGTGGCCCGCGGCATCGCCGACTTCTACGATCAGGTCGCCATTCCGGCCGACAGCTTCGCCCGCGTGGTCGCCTTCGCCATCGGCCAGCCGGACGAGGTGGACATCAACGAGATCCTGTTCCGCCCCACGGCACAGGATCTCTGA